The following nucleotide sequence is from Chloroflexota bacterium.
TGCTGATGGTAGCCCAGCGCTTTCCTGCGATGGCTCGCCTGCCGATTGTGTTGGGCTGGCGCTGCTCGGCGTGATGGATCATCGGCCTGATTTGGTGGTTTCGGGGATCAATCTTGGAGCCAATCTCGGCCACGATGTCTTATATTCGGGCACGGTGGCGGCGGCCATGGAAGGCCTTGTGGTTGGCATTCGCTCGATTGCGGTTTCGCTGGTTGATGGCTACAAGCCTGGCAGCGATTTTAGCGTAGCCGCCGATTGGGCTCGTCGCATCGCCGCAACCGCCATGGAACTACAATTGCCCAGCGATATTTTGTTGAATGTAAATGTGCCACAAGGCTCGGCAGAAATTGTCAACGATGCCAAAGTTACCCGTTTAGGGCATCGGATTTATCGTGATGAATTGATTAAACGGCTTGATCCACGGGGCCGCCCTTATTATTGGGTTGGCGGGGCCGCGCCTGATGGCAAGCCCGATGATGGAACCGATTTTGGCGCAGTGGCCAACAACCATGTTTCAATTACGCCGCTGCATTTCGATATGACCAACCTTGATTGGGTGCAACGATTAAGTACTGCGATATGGAATAACGCTTAAATGTCACGTTATAAATTACAAACGTATCAATTTGGAATTGTCAACGGCTTGCGCCAAGATGTTAGCGATCGCATTAATAGTGCGATGCCCAATAATTTATTCGCACCTGAGGCTCGCAAAGGCCATTTGTTTGTATTAACCGATGCAGTTAATGAAGGTGCACGCGGCAAAGAAGCCTGCGATCTGGTAACCCAAACCATTATCAAAACATTTTATGCCGATACCTCATTTAGTATTACCTCAGGTTTGCGCAATGCCTTGAAAACTGCCAATACCGCGCTGTATGAATTTAATTTCAAGGCCGCGCATCACCAAAAAACTGCGGTTGGTTGTACATGTGCGGTGTTGCGCAACAACGATTTGTATATTGCTCAAGTTCAGCCAACTCAAGCCTATATTGCCCATCGTGGCCAATTACGGGCGTTGCCAACCAATCCATCGTGGCAAGGCAACGTCAGTAGCTCAACGATTATGCCGCCCAACGCA
It contains:
- the surE gene encoding 5'/3'-nucleotidase SurE — encoded protein: MNILLSNDDGVHSPGLLALKCQLEQLGRVTVVAPERNWSAGSHSRTLFAPLRVNEVQLADGSPALSCDGSPADCVGLALLGVMDHRPDLVVSGINLGANLGHDVLYSGTVAAAMEGLVVGIRSIAVSLVDGYKPGSDFSVAADWARRIAATAMELQLPSDILLNVNVPQGSAEIVNDAKVTRLGHRIYRDELIKRLDPRGRPYYWVGGAAPDGKPDDGTDFGAVANNHVSITPLHFDMTNLDWVQRLSTAIWNNA